In the bacterium genome, one interval contains:
- a CDS encoding DUF4091 domain-containing protein, with protein sequence MPVPSLARRLPSVRLATLCLLLLFSAPPAVLRSEITIQSFHLRDRAITLDSVVLRKQLIFQFKSSLPLGQVKAAAAAGELSLGGAVVARDTTWLFDIAGGNLVFGLPFDLPEGVYRLRLDIVSPAGKALDSFEGGFDRADMKSFYNREVNFWDFTTPYGHLECGGYGSLTYRFESKTALNPARIELRGRITTDNASAGSLRLALNGVPLGAFPIPAGEGDKTPEVISLKLDPAPAGLEIKPGVNTLSLSVEREDNPQAMGLRLFSRKNSTDPAVEPGVELTLEAAAAGGAAAHYEIPVWGLDGENLTSRFNRPLSMLFTRRQAIEPGTQPTVNETDVARGYVLFSRPWLHYVYPWSAPADSERVDSLSLRMASGDYEPLRLSLQPLRDLGQVRLELSGLAGPGGALIPASEARVHVPTLLTYRSGGTGYRLVPRLLEEKSSVEVPADRTTSFWLTLHVPAGASAGQYRGTVRLLPERGAALELPLSVTVLPVTLEPVPGLDYSMCMSYEFFELESKDLSPADKEKVKQDGLAMFRDYLEHGLTTLAVSSPYCFQWNADGTPRLEHLKATLDGARRAGFTRPVYWYFAHYLQAAKQQHPGNIRLYDPKIMPRRAELLTREALRLDRELGAPPLGFMPIDEPRIALRQRITLELFRAVKKAPGAKIMCTTDIGGKLLDIEDDPGGSKLLAPGQFERKSERKVWQYDNESISTDNPCYSRYVYGLYTWRQDLDGMNSWGPATTENSRGNPFEDLDHESPDYVLIYPHSGRPWPSVNCEAVREGIDDVRYIYQIEKLIAAKASSAPEVTAAASKWLNGLRARCDVELAQVARGSSPWTPEAFDNLRRELQGWAVRLQGL encoded by the coding sequence ATGCCTGTCCCGTCCCTGGCCCGGCGCCTGCCGTCAGTCCGGCTCGCCACATTGTGCCTGTTGCTGCTGTTCAGCGCCCCACCTGCGGTTCTGCGGTCAGAGATAACCATCCAGTCGTTCCACCTGCGCGACCGGGCGATCACCCTGGACAGCGTGGTGCTGCGCAAGCAGCTCATTTTCCAGTTCAAGAGCTCGCTGCCGCTGGGGCAGGTCAAAGCCGCCGCGGCCGCGGGCGAGCTGAGCCTGGGCGGCGCGGTCGTGGCCCGCGACACCACCTGGCTGTTCGACATCGCCGGCGGCAACCTGGTTTTCGGCCTGCCGTTCGACCTGCCGGAGGGGGTCTACAGACTGCGGCTCGACATCGTCTCGCCCGCCGGGAAGGCCCTCGACTCGTTCGAGGGCGGTTTCGACCGCGCGGACATGAAAAGTTTCTACAACCGCGAGGTCAATTTCTGGGATTTCACCACGCCCTACGGCCACCTGGAATGCGGCGGCTACGGCAGCCTGACCTACCGCTTCGAGTCGAAAACCGCGCTCAACCCGGCGCGGATCGAGCTGCGCGGACGTATCACCACGGACAACGCCTCGGCGGGCAGCCTGCGCCTGGCGCTCAACGGCGTGCCCCTGGGCGCGTTCCCCATCCCGGCCGGCGAGGGAGACAAAACCCCTGAGGTGATCAGCCTCAAGCTCGACCCGGCCCCCGCTGGCCTGGAGATCAAGCCCGGAGTGAATACCCTGAGCCTGTCCGTGGAGCGCGAGGACAACCCGCAGGCCATGGGGCTGCGCCTGTTCTCGCGCAAGAACTCCACCGACCCCGCGGTCGAGCCGGGGGTGGAACTCACCCTGGAGGCCGCCGCCGCGGGCGGGGCCGCCGCGCACTACGAGATACCGGTCTGGGGGCTGGACGGCGAGAACCTGACCAGCCGGTTCAACCGTCCGCTCTCGATGCTATTCACACGCCGTCAGGCCATCGAGCCGGGGACTCAGCCCACGGTGAACGAGACTGATGTCGCCCGGGGCTACGTGCTGTTCAGCCGTCCCTGGCTGCACTATGTCTATCCCTGGAGCGCCCCGGCCGACAGCGAGCGGGTGGACTCGCTCTCGCTCCGCATGGCCTCCGGCGACTACGAGCCGCTGCGGCTTTCGCTGCAGCCGCTGCGCGACCTGGGGCAGGTGAGGCTGGAGCTGAGCGGCCTGGCCGGCCCGGGCGGGGCGCTGATCCCCGCGTCCGAGGCCCGCGTGCACGTGCCCACCCTTCTCACCTACCGCTCCGGCGGCACCGGCTACCGTCTGGTCCCGCGCCTGCTTGAGGAGAAAAGCAGTGTGGAGGTCCCCGCCGACCGCACGACCAGTTTCTGGCTCACCCTGCACGTGCCCGCCGGCGCGTCCGCCGGGCAATACCGCGGCACGGTGCGCCTTCTCCCCGAGCGGGGCGCGGCCCTGGAGCTCCCCCTGAGCGTGACCGTGCTGCCGGTGACCCTGGAGCCGGTGCCGGGCCTCGACTACAGCATGTGCATGAGCTACGAGTTCTTCGAGCTGGAGAGCAAGGACCTGAGCCCGGCTGACAAGGAGAAAGTCAAGCAGGACGGCCTGGCCATGTTCCGCGACTATCTGGAGCACGGCCTGACCACCCTGGCCGTGTCCAGCCCCTACTGTTTCCAGTGGAACGCGGACGGCACTCCGCGGCTGGAGCACCTCAAGGCCACGCTCGACGGCGCGCGCCGGGCCGGTTTCACCCGCCCGGTCTACTGGTATTTCGCCCACTACCTTCAGGCGGCCAAGCAGCAGCACCCAGGCAACATCCGTCTCTACGACCCCAAGATCATGCCCCGCCGGGCCGAGCTGCTGACCCGCGAGGCCCTGCGCCTCGACCGTGAGCTGGGCGCTCCGCCGCTGGGTTTCATGCCCATCGACGAGCCGCGGATCGCGCTGCGCCAGCGGATCACTCTCGAGCTGTTCCGCGCGGTCAAAAAGGCGCCGGGCGCCAAAATCATGTGCACCACCGACATCGGGGGTAAGCTGCTGGACATCGAGGACGATCCGGGCGGCAGCAAGCTCCTGGCTCCCGGCCAGTTCGAGCGCAAGAGCGAGCGCAAGGTCTGGCAGTACGACAACGAGTCGATCAGCACCGACAACCCCTGCTATTCGCGCTATGTCTACGGCCTCTACACCTGGCGACAGGACCTGGACGGGATGAACTCGTGGGGCCCGGCCACCACCGAGAACTCCCGCGGCAACCCGTTCGAGGACCTGGACCACGAGAGCCCGGACTATGTCCTGATCTACCCGCACTCGGGGCGGCCCTGGCCCTCGGTCAACTGTGAGGCCGTGCGCGAGGGGATAGACGACGTGCGCTACATCTATCAGATCGAGAAGCTTATCGCCGCCAAAGCCTCCTCCGCGCCGGAGGTGACAGCCGCAGCCTCGAAGTGGCTGAACGGGCTGCGCGCCCGCTGCGATGTGGAACTGGCCCAGGTGGCCCGCGGCTCCAGCCCCTGGACCCCGGAGGCGTTCGACAACCTGCGTCGCGAGCTGCAAGGTTGGGCCGTCCGGCTGCAGGGGCTGTGA